A single window of Xylocopa sonorina isolate GNS202 chromosome 5, iyXylSono1_principal, whole genome shotgun sequence DNA harbors:
- the LOC143423882 gene encoding gamma-glutamylcyclotransferase yields MSNKFLYFAYGSNMLTKRIHINNPTAVRKDIGFLKNFRLDFITYSKRWGGCSATIVATENYVVWGAIWELDECNLCTLDNQEGVADKLYLPLMVDVETPSGKVVKCRVYQQCNNPDKHLKLHLLPKNRLPSPLYLETILKGAYESKLPHDYIKFLETIPHNEYAGEYDIGLPLKEV; encoded by the exons ATGTCAAATAAATTTTTATACTTTGCATACGGAAGCAATATGTTGACGAAAAGAATACATATTAATAATCCAACTGCAGTACGAAAGGATATCGGTTTTCTAAAG AATTTCAGATTAGATTTCATAACATATTCAAAGAGATGGGGTGGATGCTCTGCAACAATAGTAGCAACAGAAAATTATGTTGTATGGGGAGCAATTTGGGAATTAGATGAGTGCAACCTGTGTACATTAGACAATCAAGAAGGCGTAGCAGATAAGTTATATTTGCCTTTAATGGTTGATGTAGAAACACCTTCTGGTAAAGTAGTCAAGTGCAGAGTATATCAACAATGCAACAATCCAGATAAACATCTAAAATTGCATTTATTACCAAAAAATAGATTACCTTCACCGTTATATTT AGAAACAATATTAAAAGGTGCATATGAGAGTAAATTACCACATGATTATATTAAATTTTTAGAAACAATACCACATAATGAATATGCAGGAGAATATGATATTgg CTTGCCCCTAAAAGAAGTTTAG